The Polypterus senegalus isolate Bchr_013 chromosome 1, ASM1683550v1, whole genome shotgun sequence genome includes a window with the following:
- the LOC120514471 gene encoding neurofilament medium polypeptide-like, whose amino-acid sequence MDSSLHGRGQSHFPRLLSKSLDGKTMQSYVREDPLSKSRMPPGQQNRAECTDIASQWPKTDEREALRGLNERFAGFIDKVRQLESENKVLENEIQQLREKQATSTTLYEGMCEAEIKELREIVCEISSQKTKVEIEKQNLEEDFSLLRGRYENEAQKRASTEAKIAVVKKDLGGTRLSKIDLETKLQALVEEIIFLKENHNQEVSELQAQIQEAQLTVEENFAKPDITATLKDIREQLAGQSNATTQQIEQWFKTRMASMAQIADVNSESLQASKDHIQELKRQWQIKSGELERARKIKDELEMQIQDLEGRHEADVAQYRETVQLLENELQVTKSVIYGHLKEYQELLNIKMALDVEITSYRKLLEDEEFKFCTGTEDLLAPRALCRQPVLYSVPSLKKQKPVSPIQELQSKSIGDTITEATKEDNLTEIEDTDAEEIVSEEEKLEEKSLEIEDFRDKDVDLNVGKDDEDKIKLMDYAGKDDKVNDSMFKQDKQTEDMAIEQSEEKEDEIITTEIVTISKTSSLREQTAPENLAKSAENETHKEEEESSKDSDVTNMGDEQYEEHALHVEPEQNRQLQDAMLQSECPPSGEEYTHEEPHIEGEISKESADSDVQNTEKQKAHEDLKEEETATNEMMGESHHKAISKVNVDGEALHDASTEDETTKSSQLCLLEDSKIANQETFSILTREEQDGNDGPGEDVEEITSRRKEVSSETLKTENVEYEEISKENYRQKELKEDNEAKKELEQATKGKEIQKPEICKSPDKEGEYHDKGKADVISEEFKTEEVGAELREPQREQEITAGVVDIHRKEDNTEQEKRPDTRDQAEDEQEVLLGVPVTKENMEVTHEDTSKAREVLVSTCWTTGDDEEVTEPKYDRDGKAEEEETNTLIIQTLSGGQLTGMEELEELEGSSQVFSENGENIGQALRDTPSEYGQGTALSVQEQTEESSPLTKTEDSSDKKESKAESRCHPEEKELKQVNQEEKKCSNMVETNEEQLTAKDKTLESERRTIGDQVSPIQTDEMGQIKEGPATTSKDEPKDLQQEDDVVYPDQEMADTAESAQDLQQEGAVVHPEQEMADTAESAQSPHTDFTPRDHDTITQQEFKEYTSCKEDIHTGLGTEEINAMLCDHREEVCKSSTGKLHHMEIGSKEEADLGKTTSPTTQEILGQNEGMELPKESQEDKCSTTKDIQEQEESASITQGAPEQEGGGEDDGQESVHPADYYKTM is encoded by the exons ATGGACAGTTCTTTACACGGGAGAGGGCAAAGCCATTTCCCTCGACTTCTCTCCAAAAGTCTTGATGGTAAAACAATGCAGTCCTATGTCAGGGAGGACCCCCTTTCTAAGAGCCGCATGCCCCCGGGACAGCAGAATCGAGCCGAATGCACGGACATCGCCAGCCAGTGGCCGAAGACAGATGAAAGGGAGGCCCTGCGTGGACTAAACGAACGCTTTGCTGGTTTCATCGACAAGGTTCGCCAGCTGGAAAGTGAGAATAAAGTACTGGAAAACGAAATACAGCAACTCCGAGAAAAACAAGCCACTTCGACTACACTTTACGAAGGGATGTGTGAAGCCGAAATAAAAGAGCTCCGAGAAATCGTTTGTGAAATCAGCTCGCAAAAAACTAAGGTCGAGATCGAAAAACAGAACCTGGAAGAAGACTTCAGTCTGCTGAGAGGAAGATATGAAAATGAAGCTCAAAAACGAGCAAGTACCGAAGCAAAGATCGCCGTTGTGAAAAAGGATCTCGGGGGCACCCGACTTTCCAAAATCGACCTGGAAACGAAGTTGCAAGCGCTTGTGGAGGAAATCATTTTTCTGAAAGAAAACCACAACCAGGAGGTGTCGGAACTGCAGGCCCAAATCCAAGAAGCTCAGCTTACGGTAGAAGAGAATTTTGCAAAGCCGGATATAACAGCAACTTTAAAAGACATCAGAGAACAGCTGGCGGGTCAAAGCAACGCCACAACGCAGCAGATTGAGCAGTGGTTCAAGACGAGGATGGCGAGTATGGCCCAGATAGCAGACGTGAATAGCGAATCACTTCAGGCTAGCAAAGATCACATCCAGGAACTAAAACGTCAGTGGCAAATAAAAAGTGGAGAGCTGGAAAGAGCCAGAAAGATCAAGGACGAGTTAGAGATGCAAATCCAGGATCTGGAAGGGAGACATGAGGCGGACGTCGCTCAATACCGG GAAACAGTGCAACTGTTAGAGAATGAACTTCAAGTCACTAAGTCTGTAATCTATGGCCATCTGAAGGAATACCAAGAATTGCTAAATATTAAAATGGCCTTAGATGTGGAAATCACCTCCTACAG GAAACTTTTAGAAGACGAGGAATTCAAATTTTGCACTGGCACTGAAGATCTTCTTGCTCCACGTGCTCTGTGCAGACAGCCTGTCTTGTATTCTGTGCCAAGTCTGAAGAAACAAAAGCCTGTTTCTCCCATTCAAGAACTGCAATCCAAGTCAATCGGAGACACCATTACTGAAGCCACCAAGGAAGACAACTTAACAGAAATTGAAGATACAGATGCAGAGGAAATTGTGAGTGAAGAAGAAAAATTGGAGGAGAAAAGTCTAGAAATTGAAGATTTTAGAGATAAAGATGTGGACCTCAATGTTGGTAAAGATGATGAAGATAAAATCAAGTTAATGGATTATGCAGGCAAAGACGATAAGGTAAATGACAGCATGTTTAAACAAGACAAACAGACTGAAGACATGGCTATAGAACAAAGTGAAGAGAAGGAAGATGAAATTATAACAACAGAGATTGTGACTATCAGCAAGACCAGCAGTTTGAGAGAACAAACAGCACCCGAGAATCTCGCCAAAAGTGCAGAAAATGAAAcccataaagaagaagaagagagttcaAAGGATAGTGATGTGACAAACATGGGAGATGAGCAATATGAAGAGCATGCGTTACATGTTGAACCTGAGCAGAACAGACAATTACAAGATGCCATGCTTCAGAGTGAATGCCCACCATCTGGAGAGGAATACACACATGAAGAGCCACACATCGAGGGAGAAATATCAAAAGAGAGTGCAGATTCTGATGTACAGAATACTGAAAAGCAGAAAGCCCATGAAGATCTGAAGGAGGAAGAAACAGCAACCAATGAGATGATGGGAGAAAGTCACCATAAGGCCATTTCCAAGgtgaatgttgatggagaagcacTGCATGACGCTTCCACAGAAGATGAAACAACAAAATCAAGCCAGTTGTGCCTATTGGAAGACAGCAAAATTGCAAACCAAGAAACATTTAGCATTCTGACAAGGGAAGAACAAGATGGAAATGATGGGCCAGGAGAAGATGTAGAAGAAATTACTTCCAGAAGAAAAGAAGTTAGCTCTGAAACATTGAAAACTGAAAATGTGGAGTATGAAGAAATATCCAAGGAGAATTATAggcaaaaagaattaaaggaagacAATGAAGCAAAAAAAGAACTGGAGCAGGCAACCAAAGGAAAAGAGATTCAGAAACCAGAAATCTGCAAGTCTCCCGATAAAGAAGGAGAATATCATGACAAGGGGAAGGCCGATGTAATTTCGGAAGAGTTCAAAACTGAGGAAGTTGGGGCAGAACTGAGAGAGCCACAAAGAGAACAGGAGATCACAGCTGGCGTGGTAGATATACACAGGAAAGAAGACAACACTGAACAAGAGAAAAGACCTGACACCAGAGATCAAGCAGAAGATGAGCAAGAAGTTTTACTCGGTGTACCTGTGACCAAGGAAAATATGGAGGTCACACATGAAGACACTAGCAAAGCAAGGGAAGTCCTGGTCTCAACTTGTTGGACAACTGGTGATGATGAAGAGGTCACAGAACCAAAATATGACCGGGATGGGaaggctgaagaagaagaaacaaacacCTTGATAATCCAAACACTGTCAGGTGGACAATTGACAGGAATGGAGGAACTGGAAGAACTGGAAGGGAGTAGCCAAGTGTTCTCGGAGAATGGAGAAAACATCGGCCAAGCACTTAGGGACACCCCATCAGAATATGGACAAGGGACAGCATTGAGTGTACAGGAACAAACAGAGGAAAGCAGTCCTCTAACCAAAACAGAGGATAGTTCAGATAAGAAAGAGTCCAAAGCAGAAAGTAGATGTCACCCAGAAGAAAAGGAACTGAAGCAAGTaaatcaagaagaaaagaaatgcagtAACATGGTGGAAACTAATGAAGAACAGTTGACAGCAAAAGACAAGACTTTAGAATCTGAGAGAAGGACAATTGGTGACCAGGTTTCTCCCATACAAACAGATGAAATGGGTCAGATTAAAGAAGGACCGGCAACTACCAGCAAAGATGAACCAAAAGACTTGCAGCAGGAAGATGATGTTGTTTACCCTGATCAAGAAATGGCTGACACAGCAGAATCTGCACAAGACTTGCAGCAGGAAGGTGCAGTTGTTCACCCCGAACAAGAAATGGCTGACACAGCAGAATCTGCACAGTCACCACACACTGACTTCACACCCAGAGACCATGACACCATTACACAGCAGGAATTTAAAGAATATACCAGCTGTAAAGAAGACATCCACACAGGTTTAGGAACTGAAGAAATCAATGCCATGTTATGTGACCACAGAGAAGAGGTATGCAAGTCATCCACAGGAAAATTGCATCATATGGAAATAGggagcaaggaggaagcagatcTTGGAAAGACTACCAGTCCAACAACACAGGAGATCTTGGGGCAGAATGAAGGCATGGAACTTCCCAAGGAAAGCCAAGAGGACAAATGTTCAACCACTAAGGACATCCAAGAACAAGAAGAGTCAGCCTCCATCACACAAGGAGCCCCCGAGCAAGAAGGAGGAGGTGAAGATGACGGCCAAGAGTCAGTGCACCCTGCTGACTATTACAAGACAATGTAG